One genomic window of bacterium includes the following:
- a CDS encoding FtsX-like permease family protein, with the protein MMKIKDSFSISTKKFKTKKLSNIFSGCIVIIGVFILTSGVILLNSIQKVIEDALKDIGDKKALVAISRVTCNNPYELNSLVHSQYEIDTNGDNFQCTNVPLSFNEFSFLGKYNPIAFYESTVTFINKNKLTEQNPDLENHNLVTNISPRFDVLNIYTVDDKKAYISAGSYLYTYETSGVYGPEWGIKIYPDKVFLESFLFKGQTIQENESRILDAIIPEKLLAKIDPEYSKLYIENYTKPTNGGIPMEDLSSIKDKISILNKAKEHNIGRVMDIAALVPSTISSTRDKNEQGISSEFVDSYEILDNRFSIRIVGYDSSDESHILLLASQARNNEDFEKFLKEYTLTWNKYYIEFANTQSKESFLNDYRLNNDDFGFSDMDIQTLGNNVNMNGKEYTVANVTSKFTRTKQLLDMIERYPVRYIGTFFLSIAMILIFIILMRSVTESTKEIAIFRSFGARRLDIAAIYFSYSILLVTISFCTAVVLSYVLMVYLNTSNIKYVLEYALRALLKDTQLGNFSLISFPLAKIAVIYGITMIMTMFTSFLPIMRAMKIQPIVAIRNE; encoded by the coding sequence ATGATGAAAATAAAGGATTCATTTTCTATATCAACAAAAAAATTCAAAACAAAAAAACTCTCCAATATATTTTCAGGGTGTATTGTAATAATTGGAGTATTTATATTGACCAGCGGAGTAATCTTGTTGAATTCTATCCAAAAAGTTATTGAAGATGCACTAAAAGATATAGGTGACAAAAAAGCATTGGTTGCAATCTCACGAGTGACTTGCAACAATCCCTATGAACTAAATAGTTTAGTACACAGTCAATATGAGATAGATACAAATGGAGACAACTTTCAATGTACAAATGTTCCTTTATCATTTAACGAGTTTTCTTTTTTAGGAAAATACAATCCTATTGCATTCTACGAGTCAACCGTCACTTTCATAAACAAAAACAAGCTTACAGAACAAAATCCAGATCTCGAAAACCATAATCTAGTAACAAATATATCCCCTAGATTTGATGTACTAAATATATATACCGTTGATGATAAAAAGGCTTACATTTCAGCTGGGTCATATTTGTATACATATGAGACAAGTGGAGTATATGGTCCTGAATGGGGCATAAAGATATATCCCGATAAAGTATTTTTGGAATCTTTCCTATTCAAAGGTCAAACTATCCAAGAAAATGAAAGTAGGATTTTAGATGCCATAATACCCGAAAAGCTTTTAGCTAAAATTGATCCAGAATACAGCAAACTTTACATAGAAAATTATACTAAACCAACAAATGGAGGCATACCTATGGAAGATCTGAGCTCGATTAAAGATAAAATAAGCATCTTAAACAAAGCAAAAGAACACAATATTGGTAGAGTTATGGATATTGCAGCATTAGTCCCAAGTACTATATCTTCAACAAGAGACAAGAATGAACAGGGCATCTCAAGTGAATTCGTTGATAGTTATGAAATTCTTGATAATAGATTTAGTATAAGGATAGTTGGATACGATAGTTCAGATGAAAGTCATATTTTATTATTAGCTTCACAAGCTAGGAATAATGAAGATTTTGAAAAGTTTCTAAAAGAATATACATTAACTTGGAACAAATATTATATTGAATTTGCAAATACTCAAAGCAAAGAAAGTTTTCTAAATGATTATAGATTGAATAATGATGATTTTGGTTTCTCTGACATGGATATTCAAACGCTCGGTAATAATGTAAATATGAATGGCAAAGAATATACCGTAGCGAATGTGACATCCAAGTTTACCAGGACGAAGCAACTTTTAGATATGATTGAGAGATACCCTGTTAGATATATCGGGACATTTTTTTTATCTATCGCAATGATATTGATATTCATTATCTTAATGAGGTCTGTAACAGAAAGTACAAAAGAAATTGCAATATTTCGATCTTTTGGCGCAAGAAGACTTGATATAGCTGCTATATACTTTTCTTATTCTATACTACTTGTCACTATAAGCTTTTGTACAGCAGTTGTTTTGAGCTATGTACTAATGGTATACTTAAACACATCTAATATAAAATATGTACTAGAATATGCATTAAGAGCATTACTGAAAGATACCCAACTTGGAAACTTTAGCTTAATAAGTTTTCCACTAGCGAAAATTGCTGTGATATATGGAATTACAATGATTATGACAATGTTCACATCATTTTTGCCAATAATGCGAGCTATGAAAATCCAACCAATAGTTGCTATAAGAAATGAATAG
- a CDS encoding DUF1003 domain-containing protein has translation MFNQEKQSQKSEILADKVGQILGSWKFLIIHTIFIAFWIILNLVLIASEAKITIDSQTFQILNLILAVESMTFMPLLLISQNRQEKRNQVRDDADFIADLKAEKLIEKIEFIIEELAKKDKLEIPQEKNIKVDEVLDGRIPLPKVIKV, from the coding sequence ATGTTCAACCAAGAAAAACAAAGTCAAAAATCTGAAATTTTAGCTGATAAGGTTGGTCAAATACTTGGCAGTTGGAAATTTTTGATAATACATACTATATTTATCGCTTTTTGGATTATATTGAATTTGGTTTTGATAGCATCCGAAGCCAAAATTACAATTGATTCTCAAACCTTCCAAATTTTGAATTTAATTCTGGCAGTAGAATCAATGACTTTCATGCCTCTATTACTTATTTCTCAAAACAGACAGGAAAAAAGAAATCAAGTTCGTGATGATGCTGACTTTATAGCTGATTTGAAAGCCGAAAAACTTATAGAAAAAATAGAGTTTATAATTGAAGAACTGGCGAAAAAAGATAAACTCGAAATTCCACAAGAAAAGAATATAAAAGTTGATGAGGTTTTGGATGGGAGGATTCCGTTACCAAAAGTAATAAAGGTATAA
- a CDS encoding ATP-dependent DNA helicase RecG: protein MNTESVSAMNSIGIFDAFDLLKYFPRTYMDTRNVKKIKDIEEDENCSFIVKVTNNKLIRTKYGKSFVLTQVEDEDYSKAEIYWFNQTFMLKALEVGEYYIMYGKLAKNSTLKLIKLQISEFEKLKDGRKSMHLAKITPIYRETKGISSKLIRSKILYILKELSINESTILSKANIIPDHLSTQVRIDNNLINYQTAISNIHFPKSFDMLDKAKRRLGFDEIYHILKKAYELKSERTKIQAVNIKFSNSNFENLSVKEFLYNLDNYINLPFQLTKDQQTSLEEILTDIAKSTPMSRLLQGEVGSGKTILSAIVSFLVLQNSLDVAFLCPTTLLAKQHYESFVKFKDALKFSFDFDINLVTSIVSKSKVSKIDKKNDKSKRTPTLFIGTHAILYQAEERLSNVGLVIIDEQHRFGVEQREKLLKFEKNGNQNSKKFVPHYLMMTATPIPRSIGEVYFADLDISRINSLPSKRIPISSYVVPENKRVDSYSWMKNELQNGGQAYIICPIIEESETLDLKNVKKEYEVIKGEFENFKVALLHGKLKESEKQDILERFNDQLIDILVTTQVIEVGIDIPNANIIVIESAERFGLAQLHQLRGRVGRGDRKSYCLLFKTPSNSTQPADDFEISEKEQIQNLRLEYFSNHSNGMELAEYDMLNRGVGDIAGLEQSGIPKFKFADIMDLELVKQVKKAIKNE from the coding sequence ATGAACACTGAGTCCGTTTCAGCCATGAACAGTATAGGTATATTTGATGCATTTGACTTATTGAAGTATTTTCCGAGAACATACATGGATACTAGAAATGTAAAAAAAATTAAAGATATTGAAGAAGACGAGAATTGCTCTTTCATTGTGAAAGTTACGAATAATAAGCTCATTCGCACAAAGTACGGAAAAAGTTTTGTACTTACACAAGTAGAAGATGAAGACTATTCAAAGGCTGAAATATATTGGTTCAATCAAACTTTTATGTTGAAGGCTTTGGAAGTAGGGGAATACTACATAATGTATGGGAAACTAGCAAAAAACTCAACATTGAAATTAATTAAATTGCAAATCTCAGAATTTGAGAAATTGAAAGATGGTAGAAAATCAATGCATTTAGCAAAAATTACTCCAATATATAGAGAAACCAAAGGTATTTCAAGTAAACTTATCAGAAGCAAGATTCTTTATATATTGAAAGAATTAAGTATAAACGAATCAACTATACTTTCTAAGGCAAACATTATTCCAGATCATCTAAGCACACAAGTCAGGATTGACAATAATTTGATTAATTATCAAACAGCGATCTCAAACATTCACTTTCCCAAGAGTTTCGATATGCTTGATAAAGCAAAAAGGAGATTAGGCTTTGACGAGATATATCACATTCTTAAAAAAGCATATGAGCTGAAAAGCGAGAGAACAAAAATACAGGCAGTCAATATAAAGTTTAGTAATAGTAATTTTGAGAATTTGAGTGTAAAAGAATTTTTGTATAATTTGGATAATTATATAAACTTACCTTTTCAACTAACAAAAGACCAACAAACCTCACTAGAAGAAATATTGACAGATATAGCTAAGTCAACCCCGATGAGCCGTTTACTGCAAGGAGAAGTAGGTAGCGGAAAGACTATATTGTCTGCTATAGTTTCGTTTTTAGTACTTCAAAACTCACTGGATGTAGCTTTTTTATGCCCAACAACTTTGCTTGCTAAACAACATTATGAGAGTTTTGTCAAATTCAAAGATGCCCTGAAATTTAGCTTTGACTTTGATATAAATCTTGTAACTAGCATTGTAAGTAAATCTAAAGTTAGTAAGATTGACAAAAAAAATGACAAATCTAAAAGAACTCCAACTCTTTTCATTGGAACTCATGCAATTTTGTATCAAGCAGAAGAGAGACTGTCTAATGTAGGACTAGTTATCATAGATGAACAGCATAGATTTGGTGTAGAACAAAGAGAAAAACTTTTGAAATTTGAAAAAAATGGAAACCAAAATAGTAAAAAGTTTGTTCCTCATTACCTTATGATGACTGCAACTCCGATTCCTCGTTCAATTGGAGAGGTTTATTTTGCTGACCTTGATATCTCCAGAATCAATTCCCTACCATCAAAAAGAATACCAATTAGTAGCTACGTTGTGCCTGAAAACAAAAGAGTTGATTCATATAGTTGGATGAAGAATGAACTGCAAAATGGTGGTCAAGCATATATTATATGTCCGATTATTGAAGAATCTGAAACTTTGGATCTAAAAAATGTCAAAAAGGAATACGAGGTAATCAAAGGTGAGTTTGAGAATTTCAAAGTCGCTCTATTACATGGAAAACTGAAGGAGTCCGAAAAACAAGATATTCTTGAAAGGTTCAATGACCAACTTATTGACATCTTGGTAACTACACAAGTCATCGAAGTAGGAATTGACATACCGAATGCAAACATTATAGTTATAGAATCTGCAGAACGATTTGGACTTGCTCAACTTCATCAATTGAGAGGTAGAGTAGGTCGGGGAGATCGTAAATCTTATTGCCTCTTGTTCAAAACTCCATCTAATTCGACTCAACCTGCAGATGATTTTGAAATTTCCGAAAAAGAACAGATTCAAAATCTTCGTTTAGAGTATTTTTCGAATCATTCTAATGGGATGGAGCTTGCAGAATATGACATGCTAAATCGTGGAGTAGGGGACATCGCAGGCCTTGAACAATCTGGAATTCCAAAGTTCAAATTTGCAGATATCATGGATTTAGAATTAGTCAAACAAGTCAAAAAAGCGATTAAGAATGAATAG
- a CDS encoding thioredoxin domain-containing protein, whose amino-acid sequence MHKKDMDKLRKYLPQILVLLTVILSILGIYYLISRNGNKDSEVLTELNATKSEITKGTNDPKIIVDIFSDFRCPACRYANMTIEPALYEKYKDQVQFRFRHFPLPSHGQLAVDASEAAETVFRLSNSDTFWKYANKLFVEQGTDMGEVTFTLDNFGLWAEEFGVNKEEFLNSMNSAKYRQNVQKDIDLGNKLGVSWTPSWFVNGKLVKSSSQDLEGISKVIDEALKNL is encoded by the coding sequence ATGCATAAAAAAGATATGGATAAATTAAGAAAATACTTACCACAGATATTGGTACTTTTGACAGTGATCTTGTCAATACTTGGTATATATTATCTAATTTCTCGAAATGGAAATAAAGATTCAGAAGTTCTAACTGAATTGAACGCCACAAAGTCTGAGATAACAAAAGGGACGAATGATCCTAAAATAATTGTAGATATTTTTAGTGATTTTCGATGCCCTGCATGTAGATATGCAAATATGACAATTGAACCTGCACTTTATGAAAAGTACAAAGATCAAGTGCAGTTTAGATTTAGACATTTTCCTTTGCCATCTCATGGTCAACTTGCAGTTGATGCTTCCGAAGCTGCTGAGACAGTGTTTCGTTTATCAAACTCTGATACTTTTTGGAAGTATGCAAACAAACTTTTTGTCGAACAAGGTACAGATATGGGAGAAGTCACTTTCACGCTAGATAATTTTGGACTTTGGGCAGAAGAATTTGGTGTAAATAAGGAAGAATTTCTAAATAGCATGAACTCTGCAAAATATAGACAAAATGTTCAAAAAGATATAGATCTAGGAAATAAACTTGGTGTATCTTGGACTCCAAGTTGGTTTGTAAATGGGAAGCTTGTAAAAAGCTCTAGTCAAGATTTAGAAGGTATAAGCAAAGTTATAGATGAAGCTTTAAAGAATTTATAA
- a CDS encoding tyrosine--tRNA ligase gives MSKDLTTLKSLTQEILGEDRLAELLNQIANGEKVYHYIGYEVSGRPHIGHGILGMMVIKELQKLGIHCRIFIADWHAWINGKLGGDWELIQNTGVGLFKEYMIAGAKCVGVQLDGDNPLEFITGSELYSGEYYKNNPDKIPNNLNASLTREDVLVTESQNRKVAQDKVLSPLTYWETLIKVSKNTTLARIQRSIDIMGRTEGEVVNFASLIYPPLQAADIFFMDNKIVHGGMDQRKIHVIAIDVGNELGFKPVAIHHALILGLQAPSTETLQKVKKGEEISATEIKMSKSKASTAIFMDENEEEIRSKLRNAYCPEGDDTLNPILDWCDKIIFKLDNPKSKLNKKLEIKRKLEWGGDLTYTDFATLKEDFLAKKLHPVDLKIAVADYFVELLQPAQEILNKPGVLNMKEEIKAKTGR, from the coding sequence ATGTCAAAAGATCTTACAACTCTAAAATCATTAACTCAAGAAATACTTGGAGAAGATAGACTTGCCGAACTTCTCAATCAAATTGCAAACGGTGAAAAAGTTTATCATTATATAGGCTACGAAGTTTCAGGTAGACCACACATTGGGCATGGGATACTAGGTATGATGGTTATAAAAGAACTTCAAAAACTTGGCATTCACTGTAGAATTTTCATTGCAGATTGGCATGCTTGGATCAACGGAAAACTTGGTGGAGACTGGGAATTGATTCAAAATACCGGAGTTGGACTTTTCAAAGAATATATGATTGCTGGAGCAAAATGCGTTGGCGTTCAGCTTGATGGAGATAATCCACTTGAATTTATAACAGGATCTGAACTTTATAGTGGAGAATATTATAAAAATAATCCTGACAAAATTCCTAATAATTTAAATGCCTCCCTCACAAGGGAGGATGTCTTAGTGACAGAGTCACAAAACAGGAAAGTTGCTCAAGATAAAGTTCTATCTCCACTTACATACTGGGAAACTCTTATAAAAGTCAGTAAAAACACAACACTTGCAAGAATTCAACGAAGTATAGATATCATGGGTAGGACTGAAGGGGAGGTTGTGAACTTCGCAAGTCTGATTTACCCTCCACTTCAAGCTGCAGACATCTTCTTTATGGACAACAAAATTGTCCACGGAGGTATGGATCAAAGAAAAATACATGTAATTGCAATAGATGTAGGAAATGAATTGGGGTTCAAACCTGTTGCTATACACCATGCATTGATACTTGGATTGCAAGCACCATCAACTGAAACGCTCCAGAAGGTCAAGAAAGGCGAGGAAATCTCTGCAACGGAAATTAAGATGAGTAAAAGCAAAGCAAGTACTGCAATTTTCATGGATGAGAACGAAGAGGAAATCAGAAGCAAGCTAAGAAATGCTTATTGTCCCGAAGGTGATGATACTCTCAACCCTATACTTGACTGGTGTGACAAGATTATTTTCAAACTTGATAATCCAAAATCAAAATTAAATAAGAAATTGGAAATAAAAAGAAAATTAGAATGGGGGGGTGATCTGACCTATACTGATTTTGCAACTTTGAAAGAAGACTTCCTAGCAAAGAAACTACATCCCGTAGATTTGAAAATTGCAGTAGCTGATTACTTTGTAGAACTTTTGCAACCAGCACAAGAGATTTTGAATAAACCTGGAGTTTTGAATATGAAAGAAGAGATAAAAGCAAAAACGGGAAGATAA
- a CDS encoding M20/M25/M40 family metallo-hydrolase: MQTYQALLQKFISFKTISNDTNMHVEMINCVTWLKELFDNANFDTEIWSGYGNDILFANYKSKKPNAKTILIYGHYDVQPADLTDGWDFEPFELHESEDRLFARGVIDDKGQLLIHIYTILALLNKNQSLDFNIKFLIEGDEETGSDKLESCIIHEKDKLTADIAIVSDGELRGIDNPTISGGYRGFLNMSIKILGLKNDLHSGIYGGLIPNPAIFLTKALSDLINWDNSLNLPGFYEGIVPLTSFEETATSENIPTFEEIYELTGTPFLVGELGYNYLRRTGFRPTLQISGIKAGFVEDGYKNIIPATAEVKLNIRLVEGQNESKIGRLLEDYFLDRLNDFHLTIDVREGANATKINFDNKYFPEIERCISNVYKIKPTINYSGGSLPVSGYLKKHITENLFFLNLANEDCNMHGVNENFHKRSLQLALSLSKELFTNIFQ; this comes from the coding sequence ATGCAAACATACCAAGCATTACTCCAGAAATTTATCTCATTCAAAACAATATCAAACGATACAAATATGCATGTTGAAATGATAAATTGTGTAACTTGGCTCAAAGAACTATTTGATAACGCAAACTTTGATACTGAAATATGGTCAGGATATGGAAATGACATACTCTTCGCAAATTACAAATCAAAAAAACCTAATGCTAAGACTATTTTGATATACGGACATTATGATGTTCAGCCAGCTGATTTAACTGATGGTTGGGATTTTGAACCATTTGAACTACATGAAAGTGAAGATAGGCTTTTTGCTAGAGGTGTTATAGATGACAAGGGTCAACTTTTGATCCATATTTACACAATATTGGCACTACTCAACAAAAACCAATCCTTGGATTTCAATATAAAGTTTCTTATTGAAGGTGACGAAGAAACAGGGAGTGATAAACTTGAATCATGCATTATTCATGAAAAAGACAAACTCACTGCAGACATAGCAATTGTCTCAGATGGCGAACTTAGAGGAATTGATAATCCAACAATTTCAGGTGGATATAGAGGGTTTTTGAATATGAGTATAAAAATTTTAGGTTTAAAAAATGATTTACATTCTGGTATTTATGGAGGACTAATACCAAATCCAGCAATCTTCCTAACCAAAGCTTTGAGCGATCTTATCAACTGGGACAATAGCCTCAATTTACCTGGCTTCTATGAAGGAATAGTACCTCTCACTTCTTTCGAAGAGACAGCAACCTCTGAAAATATACCTACATTCGAAGAAATTTATGAATTAACCGGCACACCTTTCTTAGTCGGAGAACTGGGTTACAATTACTTGAGAAGGACAGGATTTCGACCTACACTGCAAATTTCTGGTATTAAGGCAGGGTTTGTTGAAGATGGTTATAAAAACATTATTCCTGCTACTGCTGAAGTGAAGTTAAATATCAGATTAGTTGAGGGTCAAAACGAAAGTAAGATCGGACGTCTTTTAGAAGATTACTTCTTAGATAGATTAAATGATTTCCATTTGACAATAGATGTAAGGGAGGGTGCTAATGCAACTAAAATTAATTTTGATAATAAATATTTTCCAGAAATTGAGCGTTGCATCTCGAATGTTTATAAAATTAAACCTACTATAAATTACTCTGGTGGTTCTTTACCAGTTTCTGGCTACCTAAAAAAACATATAACTGAGAATTTGTTCTTCCTGAATTTGGCAAATGAAGATTGCAATATGCATGGAGTAAATGAAAATTTTCACAAAAGATCACTGCAACTAGCTCTTAGCCTATCAAAAGAACTATTTACAAATATATTTCAATAA
- a CDS encoding aminopeptidase has protein sequence MSTYTPNQQILSNFANLLVNFALNSGEGIKKGDVVNVLMNEHAKPILFHVQKAILESGGHMLLTYLPAELERDRDETRLFFEIANEEQLNFFPENYIQAKINLIDHLIFFYSTNDHHYYDGIDQTKLAIRSKAWKPYTDFRDDKELDGKFTWTLTDYPTPAMAEAANMSLQEYWEQIIKACHLDLDKDECIEKNKESLNQITLLKDKINSLNIDTIHITGTDMDLTVKIGESRRWLGGTGRNIPSFEIFTSPDNQGVDGWIKFNQPLYRLGQIINGIELHFEKGKVVRYSAKENEEALCSMLETDEGASRVGEISLTDKRFSRIDRIMATTLYDENFGGEFGNTHLAIGKSYKDTYSGDFADLTEEKSEELRFNQSAIHVDIMSTTNRKVTAILKNGEEILLYEDGEFKIL, from the coding sequence ATGTCAACATACACTCCAAACCAACAAATACTATCAAACTTTGCAAATTTACTAGTCAACTTTGCCTTGAATTCTGGCGAAGGCATCAAAAAAGGTGATGTAGTAAATGTTTTGATGAACGAACATGCGAAACCAATTTTATTTCATGTTCAAAAAGCTATTTTAGAGAGTGGTGGACATATGTTACTCACTTACTTACCAGCCGAACTTGAGAGGGATCGAGATGAAACTAGGTTATTTTTTGAGATTGCAAACGAAGAGCAATTGAACTTCTTTCCAGAAAATTATATACAAGCTAAGATCAATCTCATTGATCATCTTATCTTTTTTTATTCAACAAATGATCATCATTACTACGATGGTATAGATCAGACCAAGTTGGCAATAAGAAGTAAAGCATGGAAACCATATACGGACTTTAGAGATGACAAGGAACTGGATGGCAAGTTTACTTGGACTTTGACAGATTACCCGACGCCTGCAATGGCTGAAGCTGCGAATATGTCTCTTCAGGAGTATTGGGAACAAATCATCAAAGCATGTCACCTAGATTTAGATAAAGATGAATGCATTGAGAAAAATAAAGAGAGCTTAAATCAAATAACTTTACTGAAAGATAAAATAAATAGTTTAAATATAGATACCATACATATTACAGGGACAGATATGGACTTGACTGTAAAAATCGGTGAATCAAGAAGATGGCTTGGTGGAACAGGAAGAAATATTCCTAGCTTTGAAATTTTCACTAGTCCCGATAACCAAGGAGTTGATGGTTGGATTAAGTTCAATCAGCCATTGTATAGACTTGGACAAATAATTAATGGTATAGAATTGCACTTTGAGAAAGGAAAGGTTGTCAGATATTCTGCCAAAGAGAATGAAGAAGCGCTATGTTCAATGCTTGAAACTGATGAAGGAGCAAGCCGTGTTGGAGAAATCAGCTTAACAGACAAAAGATTTTCAAGAATTGATAGAATTATGGCTACTACTTTGTATGATGAAAACTTTGGGGGAGAATTTGGAAACACACACTTGGCAATTGGGAAAAGTTACAAAGATACATACTCAGGAGATTTCGCAGATCTAACTGAAGAGAAATCTGAAGAGCTAAGATTCAATCAGTCAGCGATACATGTAGATATCATGTCAACTACAAACCGCAAAGTTACTGCGATATTGAAGAATGGTGAAGAAATTTTGCTTTACGAAGATGGCGAGTTCAAGATACTATAG
- a CDS encoding ABC transporter ATP-binding protein: MLQIRNLSKTYKVAKVEVHALHNITLEIEHNEFIAIVGPSGSGKSTLMQMIGGIDKPTSGEISVNGKNIAELNDSQLSEYRNLTIGFIFQMFYLQNYLTVLENIQVPLFFRNITKSTRELMAIEVAKQVGIADRLNHLPKELSGGQMQRVAIARAIVGKPQIILADEPTANIDRTNSDEVMKLFRKIHNESNSTIIIVTHDEKIAESCDRIIRIEDGKLTT; the protein is encoded by the coding sequence ATGCTACAAATTCGAAATCTCTCAAAAACTTACAAAGTTGCAAAAGTTGAAGTTCATGCTCTTCACAATATAACTCTTGAGATTGAACACAATGAATTTATCGCAATTGTCGGACCTTCAGGTTCAGGTAAATCAACTTTGATGCAAATGATTGGTGGAATTGACAAACCGACTTCTGGAGAAATCTCGGTTAATGGAAAAAACATAGCAGAACTGAATGATTCTCAACTCTCAGAATATAGAAACCTGACAATTGGCTTCATTTTTCAAATGTTCTATTTGCAAAATTACCTTACAGTTTTGGAAAATATACAAGTTCCTTTATTTTTTAGAAATATTACTAAATCTACAAGAGAGCTAATGGCTATTGAAGTTGCAAAGCAAGTTGGGATTGCAGATAGGCTAAATCATTTGCCAAAAGAACTCTCAGGCGGTCAAATGCAAAGAGTAGCAATAGCGAGAGCTATAGTAGGAAAGCCACAAATCATACTAGCTGATGAACCCACAGCAAATATAGACAGAACAAATAGCGATGAGGTTATGAAACTCTTCAGAAAGATTCATAATGAAAGTAACTCTACAATAATAATTGTAACACATGATGAAAAAATAGCTGAAAGTTGTGATAGGATAATTCGAATTGAAGATGGAAAGCTAACTACTTGA